The following coding sequences lie in one Oncorhynchus gorbuscha isolate QuinsamMale2020 ecotype Even-year linkage group LG10, OgorEven_v1.0, whole genome shotgun sequence genomic window:
- the LOC124045208 gene encoding transcription cofactor vestigial-like protein 2, which yields MSCLDVMYPAYGHYAPYAPAAPVFINSFQAPIGLRSPSPRHRDFMMESAEMTRCPEGVSAGPGSSSSASSSSSYPRATRPEECHKEKQEVPEAEYLTSRCVLFTYYQGDISSVVDEHFSRALSSYMEGEGKRRTSDLGTDTPSPSSRRSFPPSFWDSNYSSPQSRSHCEPGMPTYSMDPYASGLRPGIPHPHAHPHSHPHSHLHPSEGWGYTPSQAYGPSRPLHELYTPGGLEPHHPYSPLLMPTVRPHHLGSLPVHHPYDVTKLDPTAPWPGLLPPGEMALNMDAGLQHHKKGKDLYWF from the exons ATGAGTTGTTTGGATGTTATGTACCCAGCCTATGGACATTACGCACCGTACGCTCCAGCCGCCCCCGTGTTCATCAACAGCTTCCAG GCACCCATTGGTCTGAGGAGCCCCTCTCCTCGCCACAGAGACTTCATGATGGAGAGTGCGGAGATGACAAGGTGTCCGGAGGGGGTATCGGCGGGCCCTGGCTCTTCCTCCTCcgcctcttcctcatcctcataTCCCCGTGCCACTCGACCAGAGGAGTGCCATAAGGAGAAACAGGAAGTGCCCGAGGCTGAGTACCTGACGTCTCGTTGTGTCCTCTTCACGTACTACCAAGGGGACATCAGCAGTGTGGTAGACGAACACTTCTCCAGGGCACTCAGCtcctacatggagggagagggcaAGAGGAGGACATCGGACCTGGGCAcag ataccCCTTCACCCAGTAGTCGCCGAAGCTTCCCCCCCTCCTTCTGGGACAGCAACTACTCCTCCCCCCAAAGTCGCTCCCACTGCGAACCCGGAATGCCCACCTATTCCATGGACCCCTACGCTTCCGGACTCCGCCCGGGCATTCCGCACCCTCACGCCCATCCTCACAGTCACCCCCACTCGCACCTCCACCCATCAGAGGGGTGGGGCTACACCCCGAGCCAGGCCTACGGGCCCTCCAGGCCCCTCCACGAACTCTACACTCCTGGTGGCCTGGAGCCCCACCACCCCTACAGCCCCTTGCTTATGCCCACCGTGCGGCCCCACCACCTGGGCTCCCTCCCTGTGCACCACCCCTATGACGTCACCAAGCTGGACCCCACCGCGCCCTGGCCGGGCCTGCTGCCCCCCGGAGAGATGGCCCTCAACATGGACGCAG GCCTCCAGCATCACAAGAAAGGGAAGGACCTGTACTGGTTTTAA